In Archangium violaceum, the following are encoded in one genomic region:
- a CDS encoding 6-phosphofructokinase: MKVAVLTGGGDCPGLNAVIRAVVRRASAHGFEMMGLRDGWKGLLEDNHFRLTRETTSGILHRGGTILGTSRVNPFKVENGLEKVKRAMERNDIHAVIAIGGEGTLSAATRMSQEGLRIVGVPKTIDNDLNGTDFTFGFDTAVAIATEAIDRLHSTAESHKRVIVCEVMGRHVGWIATYAGMAGGADVILVPEVPADLVRVAEHIKHRHSTGRSFSIVVVAEGTRIKTGADEQEHLVTSGALDEAGRPRLGGVGSIVANEIERRTGYETRVSVLGHIQRGGAPTAHDRVLATRFGVHACDMVARGEFGKMAALRGNEIISVDLSEATRELKKVPQEFFEVAQVFFG, translated from the coding sequence ATGAAAGTCGCCGTTCTCACGGGCGGGGGCGATTGCCCCGGCCTCAATGCGGTCATCCGCGCCGTCGTCCGCCGGGCCAGTGCCCATGGCTTCGAAATGATGGGTCTGCGCGACGGCTGGAAGGGTCTCCTCGAGGACAACCACTTCCGCCTCACGCGCGAGACCACCTCCGGCATCCTCCACCGGGGAGGCACCATCCTGGGCACCTCCCGCGTCAACCCGTTCAAGGTGGAGAATGGGTTGGAGAAGGTGAAGCGGGCCATGGAGCGCAACGACATCCATGCCGTCATCGCCATTGGCGGTGAGGGCACCCTGTCCGCCGCCACCCGCATGTCCCAGGAGGGCCTGCGCATCGTCGGCGTGCCGAAGACGATCGACAATGATCTCAACGGCACGGACTTCACCTTCGGCTTCGACACCGCGGTGGCCATCGCCACCGAGGCCATCGACCGGCTGCACTCCACCGCCGAGTCGCACAAGCGCGTCATCGTGTGCGAGGTGATGGGCCGTCACGTGGGGTGGATCGCCACCTACGCGGGCATGGCCGGCGGCGCGGACGTCATCCTCGTCCCCGAGGTCCCCGCCGACCTGGTGCGGGTGGCCGAGCACATCAAGCACCGGCACTCCACCGGGCGCTCGTTCTCCATCGTGGTGGTGGCCGAGGGCACGCGCATCAAGACGGGCGCGGACGAGCAGGAGCACCTGGTCACCTCGGGCGCCCTGGACGAGGCCGGCCGGCCCCGGCTGGGCGGCGTGGGCAGCATCGTGGCCAATGAAATCGAGCGGCGCACGGGCTACGAGACGCGCGTGTCCGTGCTGGGCCACATCCAGCGCGGCGGCGCGCCCACCGCGCACGACCGCGTGCTGGCCACGCGCTTCGGCGTCCATGCGTGCGACATGGTGGCCCGAGGCGAGTTCGGCAAGATGGCCGCGCTCCGGGGCAATGAGATCATCAGCGTGGACCTGTCCGAGGCCACCCGCGAGCTCAAGAAGGTGCCCCAGGAATTCTTCGAGGTCGCCCAGGTCTTCTTCGGGTAG
- a CDS encoding calcium-binding protein, with translation MRLITTRRIVTTLVVSQALLGGTLAAAQTGPAAPNGTATSNTAQGLRYTGGAGANRITVVTVPGDRFRVSDTSPITAGAGCTPAPSVGALFVVTCLAPRNPDGQSFKPFRVDAGGGDDVVNNSSAAPMRATGGPGNDTLNGGFLGDNLSDGNGRDTLRGNGGDDSLSTDFGSDDGLADVLDGGDGNDDLRAGPGNDRLIGGGGDDTFRGGAGADSFDGGAGAHDAVVYLDNAHDNYVRLVASIDNTANDGIAGFGPVENDNILDSVEDLFGGNGPDVLVGNNGLNRLEGNGGDDVLFGGGGADVLKGGAGNDTLATNSLFGVPQPDGAIDTADGGPDTDTCHVPATENDVRISCENVETD, from the coding sequence ATGAGACTCATCACCACCCGGCGGATCGTGACAACGCTCGTCGTCTCCCAGGCCCTCCTCGGCGGTACCCTCGCCGCCGCGCAGACCGGACCGGCCGCGCCAAACGGGACGGCCACCTCGAACACGGCCCAGGGGCTGCGCTACACGGGCGGCGCCGGAGCCAACCGGATCACGGTGGTCACCGTCCCCGGCGACCGCTTCCGGGTAAGCGACACGTCACCCATCACCGCCGGAGCCGGGTGCACGCCGGCCCCCTCCGTCGGGGCGCTGTTCGTGGTGACGTGTCTGGCTCCACGGAACCCCGACGGCCAGTCGTTCAAGCCGTTCCGGGTCGATGCTGGCGGAGGCGACGACGTCGTCAACAACTCCAGCGCGGCCCCCATGCGGGCCACGGGAGGGCCTGGCAATGACACCCTCAACGGTGGCTTCCTCGGCGACAACCTGAGCGACGGCAACGGCCGGGACACCCTCCGGGGCAACGGTGGCGACGACTCCTTGTCCACCGACTTCGGATCGGACGACGGCCTGGCCGACGTGCTCGACGGCGGCGACGGCAACGACGACCTGCGCGCCGGTCCCGGCAACGACCGGCTCATCGGTGGAGGCGGCGACGACACCTTCCGGGGTGGAGCCGGTGCGGACTCGTTCGACGGCGGCGCCGGCGCCCACGATGCGGTCGTCTACCTCGACAACGCCCATGACAACTACGTGCGGCTGGTGGCATCGATCGACAACACGGCCAACGACGGCATCGCCGGGTTCGGTCCCGTCGAGAACGACAACATCCTCGACTCCGTCGAGGACCTGTTCGGTGGCAACGGACCTGACGTGCTCGTCGGCAACAACGGCCTCAACCGATTGGAAGGCAACGGAGGCGACGACGTCCTCTTCGGCGGCGGGGGCGCCGACGTGCTCAAGGGCGGAGCCGGCAACGACACGTTGGCCACCAACAGCCTGTTCGGGGTCCCACAGCCCGACGGCGCCATCGACACCGCCGACGGCGGCCCGGACACGGACACCTGCCACGTTCCAGCCACCGAGAACGATGTGCGGATCTCCTGCGAGAACGTCGAGACGGACTGA
- a CDS encoding threonine synthase, protein MSFLSHLECSRCRKTHDADRVQNLCDCGGPLLVRYDLKAAARSLRPADLCGRVASLWRYRELLPVRDPKNIITLGEGMTPLFPLPRLGAELGLRDLWLKDEGLNPTASFKARGAATGVSRAKELGITALAMPTNGNAGGAWASYGARAGMSVTLVMPTDAPAMSVLEATAVGANAYMVKGQITDAGAIVGRSAKAHGWFEAATLKEPYRIEGKKTMGYEIAEQLAWSLPDVILYPTGGGVGIIGIYKALLEMREMGWLPEDVRFPRLVAVQAEGCQPIVKAFREGKDVSEKWENASTVAQGIRVPKALGDFLVLQAVRETSGTCVAVTDADTMWGLERISRLEGSFICPEGAALVGAARMLLRDGWLDPGQRVLLLNTGAGIKYPDVMSPKLPVLELDATL, encoded by the coding sequence ATGTCCTTCCTCTCCCATCTCGAATGCTCCCGCTGCCGCAAGACCCATGACGCGGACCGGGTCCAGAACCTGTGCGACTGCGGCGGCCCCCTGCTCGTTCGTTATGACTTGAAGGCCGCCGCCCGCTCCCTGCGCCCCGCCGACCTGTGCGGCCGCGTCGCCTCCCTGTGGCGCTACCGCGAGTTGCTGCCCGTCCGGGATCCCAAGAACATCATCACCCTCGGCGAGGGCATGACGCCGCTCTTCCCCCTCCCCCGCCTGGGCGCCGAGCTGGGCCTGCGCGACCTCTGGCTCAAGGACGAGGGTCTCAATCCCACCGCCTCCTTCAAGGCGCGCGGCGCCGCCACCGGTGTCAGCAGGGCCAAGGAGCTGGGTATTACCGCGCTCGCCATGCCCACCAACGGTAATGCTGGCGGTGCATGGGCCAGTTACGGGGCTCGCGCTGGAATGTCCGTCACCCTGGTGATGCCCACCGATGCTCCCGCCATGAGCGTGCTGGAGGCCACCGCCGTCGGCGCCAATGCGTACATGGTCAAGGGGCAGATCACCGACGCCGGAGCCATCGTCGGCCGCTCGGCCAAGGCTCATGGCTGGTTCGAGGCCGCCACGCTCAAGGAGCCCTACCGCATCGAGGGCAAGAAGACGATGGGGTATGAGATCGCCGAGCAGCTCGCCTGGAGCCTGCCGGACGTCATCCTCTACCCCACCGGCGGCGGCGTGGGCATCATCGGCATCTACAAGGCATTGCTGGAGATGCGCGAGATGGGTTGGCTGCCCGAGGATGTCCGCTTCCCCAGGCTCGTCGCCGTCCAGGCCGAGGGCTGCCAGCCCATCGTGAAGGCCTTCCGCGAGGGCAAGGACGTCTCCGAGAAGTGGGAGAATGCTTCCACGGTCGCCCAGGGGATTCGCGTGCCCAAGGCGCTCGGTGACTTCCTCGTTCTCCAGGCCGTGCGCGAGACGAGTGGAACCTGCGTGGCCGTGACTGACGCCGATACGATGTGGGGCCTGGAGCGCATCAGCCGCCTGGAGGGCTCCTTCATCTGCCCCGAGGGCGCCGCGCTCGTCGGGGCCGCTCGTATGCTCCTGCGCGATGGGTGGTTGGACCCCGGCCAGCGCGTGCTGCTCCTCAATACCGGCGCCGGTATCAAGTACCCGGATGTCATGTCGCCCAAGCTTCCCGTGCTCGAGCTTGATGCCACGCTGTGA
- the xdhC gene encoding xanthine dehydrogenase accessory protein XdhC: protein MAALLSEGRPFVLATVIESAGSTPQKPGSKMVVLGDGSLRGTVGGGAIEHQIIQAALALLQAPERTRIIETHLTHELGMCCGGRMKVFLEKHGAPPRLTVFGAGHVAKELAALAHRVGFRVTVVDARPEWANPERFPDCELLVKDPADHARALAGGEDQYFCVTTHDHPLDQAVVEALLEKPSAYLGVIGSRRKAERFRMRLRAAGFPEASVERMRSPMGVDIGALTPEEIAVSIVGELIQVRRLHGR, encoded by the coding sequence ATGGCAGCCCTCCTGTCCGAGGGCCGTCCGTTCGTGCTGGCCACCGTCATCGAGAGCGCCGGCAGCACGCCGCAGAAGCCGGGCTCGAAGATGGTGGTGCTCGGCGATGGAAGCCTGCGGGGCACCGTGGGCGGCGGAGCCATCGAGCATCAGATCATCCAGGCCGCGCTGGCCCTGCTCCAGGCCCCGGAGCGGACGCGCATCATCGAGACGCACCTCACGCACGAGCTGGGCATGTGCTGTGGCGGGCGGATGAAGGTGTTCCTGGAGAAGCACGGGGCACCGCCGAGGCTCACCGTGTTCGGCGCGGGGCACGTGGCGAAGGAGCTGGCCGCGCTCGCCCACCGGGTAGGCTTCCGCGTCACCGTGGTGGATGCCCGCCCCGAGTGGGCCAATCCCGAGCGCTTTCCCGACTGCGAGCTGCTGGTGAAGGACCCGGCGGACCACGCGCGGGCGCTCGCCGGTGGCGAGGACCAGTATTTCTGCGTCACCACCCATGACCACCCGCTGGACCAGGCGGTGGTGGAGGCGTTGCTGGAGAAGCCCTCGGCGTACCTGGGGGTGATTGGCAGCCGGCGCAAGGCCGAGCGCTTCCGCATGCGGCTGCGCGCCGCGGGCTTCCCCGAGGCCTCCGTGGAGCGGATGCGCTCTCCCATGGGCGTGGACATCGGCGCGCTGACGCCCGAGGAGATCGCCGTCTCCATCGTCGGCGAGCTCATCCAGGTGCGCCGCCTGCATGGAAGATGA
- a CDS encoding glucosamine-6-phosphate deaminase produces MNVRVFANELEAATACAGLVAAAIREKPSLVIGLPTGRTPLNVYREMVALHRRGELDFSRVTTFNLDEFLGLPPDDPGSFRAYMERHLFQHVNLAPERIHFLDGSAERAERECARYDAQLAMAGGLDLLLLGIGSNGHMAFNEPGENLQSASHRARLSRDSRQSLASLFGEDVSRVPLAGLTLGMGALLQARRVVLLAFGVNKAAAVTGMVRGPLTTLCPASFLQLHGNVEVWVDTAAGRGLEGSR; encoded by the coding sequence TTGAACGTCCGCGTCTTCGCCAACGAGCTGGAAGCTGCCACCGCCTGTGCCGGGCTGGTGGCCGCCGCCATCCGGGAGAAGCCCTCTCTGGTCATCGGGCTGCCGACCGGACGCACCCCGCTCAACGTGTACCGGGAGATGGTGGCCCTGCACCGGCGCGGGGAGCTGGACTTCTCCCGGGTGACCACCTTCAACCTGGACGAGTTCCTCGGCCTGCCGCCGGATGACCCGGGCAGCTTCCGGGCCTACATGGAGCGACATCTCTTCCAGCACGTCAACCTGGCACCCGAGCGCATCCACTTCCTGGATGGGAGCGCGGAGCGGGCCGAGCGCGAGTGCGCCCGCTATGACGCGCAGCTGGCGATGGCGGGAGGGTTGGATCTGCTGCTGCTGGGCATCGGGTCCAACGGGCACATGGCCTTCAACGAGCCGGGGGAGAATCTGCAGTCGGCGAGCCACCGGGCGCGCCTGTCCCGGGATTCACGCCAGTCGCTGGCGTCCCTCTTCGGGGAAGACGTGTCGAGGGTGCCGCTGGCGGGGCTCACGCTGGGCATGGGCGCGCTGCTGCAGGCGCGCCGGGTGGTGCTGCTGGCCTTCGGGGTGAACAAGGCGGCGGCGGTGACGGGCATGGTGCGTGGCCCCCTCACCACCCTGTGCCCGGCCTCGTTCCTCCAGCTCCACGGGAACGTGGAGGTCTGGGTGGACACGGCGGCCGGGCGGGGCCTGGAGGGCTCCCGCTAG
- a CDS encoding beta-1,3-glucanase family protein → MSLDKSSRPTIPFTIFNNSGSSKPAYLYLFSNKTLEYLVDREGTVARFPANQPGGSYGLALEPGENRLKLPQLEAVRAYVSFGRKLQVGTDGKGRPITVDAGTPNNNPNYDIVWDFIELNWLATANGGVEKSRLHANVTQVDAFGLALRLQFSGYDPGAPTREKHFDMGFASDTARGEIFDRLEAAEPWRRLVVKNQRGERVRALMPGFAIAYGDLYPVDLRFPETQLEPYIDACLSYYKDQEHSLVLEYDGAEYRCVIDADQFTFIRGTDGQRYTMGVKNLKPPITRTGTGTEAVYRNAIQSYPNDGPGNRIAAVLGASLLRSTLMNDSRFPVPQADRGLYYRNEPVFLYAKAIHERAIARHAFCFGYDEVELDAGNGEVINPTSLTLTINAGA, encoded by the coding sequence ATGTCACTCGACAAGTCCTCTCGTCCAACCATTCCGTTCACGATCTTCAATAACAGTGGATCGAGCAAGCCGGCGTACCTCTACCTGTTCAGCAACAAGACGCTGGAGTACCTCGTCGATCGCGAGGGCACTGTCGCGCGTTTTCCAGCAAACCAGCCGGGTGGCTCGTATGGTCTCGCGCTCGAGCCTGGCGAAAATCGGCTGAAGTTGCCACAGCTCGAGGCCGTGCGGGCGTATGTCTCGTTTGGCCGAAAGCTGCAAGTCGGCACGGATGGCAAAGGTCGCCCGATAACGGTGGATGCCGGAACTCCGAACAATAATCCAAACTATGACATCGTATGGGACTTCATTGAGCTCAACTGGCTCGCGACGGCCAATGGCGGGGTCGAGAAATCCCGGTTGCACGCCAACGTGACCCAGGTGGACGCGTTCGGGCTCGCACTGCGGCTCCAGTTTAGCGGCTATGATCCTGGCGCTCCGACCCGGGAGAAGCACTTCGACATGGGGTTCGCCAGCGATACCGCCCGGGGAGAGATCTTCGACAGGCTGGAGGCGGCGGAGCCATGGCGGCGGCTGGTCGTCAAGAACCAGCGGGGGGAGCGGGTCAGGGCGCTGATGCCGGGCTTTGCGATCGCCTACGGTGACCTCTATCCCGTCGATCTCCGGTTTCCCGAAACTCAGCTCGAGCCATACATTGACGCGTGCTTGAGCTATTACAAAGACCAAGAACACTCATTGGTCCTCGAGTATGATGGCGCGGAATATCGGTGCGTCATCGATGCGGACCAGTTCACGTTCATCCGCGGCACCGACGGGCAGAGGTACACGATGGGTGTCAAGAACCTCAAGCCACCGATCACGAGGACCGGGACGGGGACTGAGGCCGTCTATCGCAATGCGATTCAGTCATACCCAAACGATGGGCCGGGCAACCGGATTGCGGCGGTGTTGGGGGCTTCGTTGTTGCGGTCGACGCTCATGAACGACTCGCGCTTTCCGGTTCCGCAGGCCGACCGGGGCCTTTATTACCGGAATGAGCCGGTCTTTCTCTATGCCAAGGCGATCCATGAGCGCGCCATTGCCAGGCATGCATTCTGTTTCGGCTACGACGAAGTGGAGCTCGACGCGGGTAACGGCGAGGTGATCAATCCTACGTCGCTGACCCTCACGATCAACGCGGGCGCCTGA
- a CDS encoding SDR family NAD(P)-dependent oxidoreductase — translation MFDFADKTVVVTGGSTGIGAAFASELARRRARLVLVARGEERLRSLAASLTKAHGVKVDVLAEDLAKPGAAKRVRDAVHGMGLTVDVLINNAGFASYGPFEALSLETQREEIDLNIGALVELTHVFLPDLERRQGGVIQVASTAAFQAVPFMAVYAASKAFVLSFSEALWAEYRDRGVRVLALCPGATDTPFFARAGEEAAFGKKASAEDVVYVGLKAFDANRSHVVHGTGNYLTALSSRWFTREFVARLSARLMRPRTPKILAAQNSR, via the coding sequence ATGTTCGATTTCGCGGACAAGACAGTGGTGGTGACGGGCGGTTCCACGGGCATCGGAGCGGCGTTCGCCTCGGAGCTGGCACGCCGCCGGGCGCGGCTGGTGCTGGTGGCACGAGGTGAGGAGCGGCTCCGGAGTCTGGCGGCGTCGCTGACGAAGGCGCACGGCGTGAAGGTCGATGTGCTGGCCGAAGACCTGGCGAAGCCGGGCGCGGCGAAGCGGGTGCGCGACGCGGTGCACGGCATGGGACTCACGGTCGATGTGTTGATCAACAACGCGGGCTTCGCGAGCTACGGACCTTTCGAGGCGCTCTCCCTGGAGACTCAGCGGGAAGAGATCGACCTCAACATCGGGGCGCTGGTCGAGTTGACGCATGTCTTCCTGCCCGACCTCGAGCGCCGCCAGGGAGGCGTCATCCAGGTGGCGTCGACGGCGGCCTTTCAGGCGGTACCGTTCATGGCGGTCTACGCGGCGAGCAAGGCCTTCGTGCTGTCGTTCAGCGAAGCGCTCTGGGCTGAATACCGCGATCGCGGCGTGCGCGTGCTGGCGCTGTGCCCGGGTGCGACCGACACTCCGTTCTTCGCGCGCGCGGGTGAAGAGGCGGCGTTCGGCAAGAAGGCGTCGGCGGAGGATGTGGTGTACGTGGGGCTCAAGGCCTTCGACGCGAATCGGTCACACGTGGTGCACGGCACGGGCAACTACCTCACCGCGCTGTCGAGTCGCTGGTTCACGCGCGAGTTCGTGGCGCGTCTGTCCGCGCGGCTGATGCGTCCGCGCACGCCGAAGATTCTCGCGGCGCAGAACTCGCGCTGA
- a CDS encoding vWA domain-containing protein, with product MKRIPGLSKLAFITLGVLAVLIGALTLFGNNLRKLFGASAESLAGRSEPSAYGGVATGQLQRKSLKSFGANKDDEGDSYAAPPPASAPRPAAKQTQATRLAEPVTTGNTHVAERPNPFTLTSEDRFSTFAVDVDTASYALFRRYITGGSLPPPESVRVEEWVNYFTYRYPKPEEGDFRVDLEGAPSPFTRGRHLVRVGVQGRTLAKSQRKPTHLVFLVDTSGSMSEPDKLPLAQKAMKLMVDGLNESDTVALVTYAGSVRDVLPPTPASDRSTLFDAIDALTAGGGTAMGSGLELAYKHAVKKASSRTVSRVVVLTDGDTNLGKNLTAESMLESIQGYVKEGVTLSTIGLGMGNYRDDLMEKLANKGNGNCFYIDTEREARRVFQERLAGTLEVIAQDVKVQVEFDPAAVRGYRLLGYENRAIADKDFRNDKVDAGEIGAGHTVTALYEVELTGEGQSVATVRVRAKKPGGAEAAEQRFSLERGQLRGSLREASSDLRFATAVAGTADILRGAPQAGDWSLATAESLAEDAVDGMSDRAEFLGLLRLAREHRTPALARE from the coding sequence ATGAAACGAATCCCGGGCCTCTCGAAGCTCGCCTTCATCACCCTGGGGGTCCTCGCCGTGCTCATCGGCGCCCTCACCCTTTTCGGCAACAACCTCCGCAAGCTCTTCGGAGCCAGCGCGGAGTCACTCGCCGGCAGATCGGAGCCGTCTGCGTACGGGGGGGTGGCCACCGGTCAACTCCAGCGCAAGTCGCTGAAGAGCTTCGGCGCGAACAAGGACGACGAGGGCGATTCGTACGCGGCCCCGCCACCGGCCTCGGCCCCGAGGCCCGCCGCGAAGCAGACGCAGGCCACGCGGCTGGCCGAGCCCGTCACCACCGGCAACACCCACGTCGCCGAGCGCCCCAATCCCTTCACCCTCACCTCCGAGGACCGCTTCTCCACCTTCGCGGTGGACGTGGACACCGCCTCCTACGCCCTCTTCCGCCGCTACATCACCGGCGGCTCCCTCCCCCCGCCCGAGTCCGTGCGCGTGGAGGAGTGGGTGAACTACTTCACCTACCGCTACCCCAAGCCCGAGGAGGGGGACTTCCGGGTGGACCTCGAGGGCGCTCCCTCGCCCTTCACCCGCGGCCGCCACCTGGTGCGCGTGGGCGTCCAGGGCCGCACCCTCGCCAAGAGCCAGCGCAAGCCCACCCACCTCGTCTTCCTGGTGGACACCAGCGGCTCCATGTCCGAGCCCGACAAGCTGCCGCTCGCGCAGAAGGCCATGAAGCTGATGGTGGACGGGCTCAACGAGTCGGACACCGTGGCGCTCGTCACCTATGCCGGCAGCGTGCGCGACGTGCTGCCCCCCACCCCCGCCTCCGACCGCTCCACCCTCTTCGACGCCATCGACGCGCTCACCGCTGGCGGCGGCACCGCCATGGGCAGCGGGCTGGAGCTCGCCTACAAGCACGCCGTGAAGAAGGCCAGCTCCAGGACCGTCTCCCGCGTCGTCGTGCTCACCGACGGCGACACCAACCTCGGCAAGAACCTCACCGCCGAGAGCATGCTCGAGAGCATCCAGGGCTACGTGAAGGAGGGCGTCACCCTGAGCACCATCGGCCTGGGCATGGGCAACTACCGCGATGACCTGATGGAGAAGCTGGCCAACAAGGGCAACGGCAACTGCTTCTACATCGACACCGAGCGCGAGGCCCGCCGCGTCTTCCAGGAGCGGCTCGCCGGCACCCTGGAGGTCATCGCCCAGGACGTGAAGGTGCAGGTGGAGTTCGACCCCGCCGCCGTGCGCGGCTACCGGCTGCTGGGCTACGAGAACCGCGCCATCGCCGACAAGGACTTCCGCAACGACAAGGTGGACGCGGGAGAGATTGGCGCCGGCCACACCGTCACCGCCCTCTACGAGGTGGAGCTCACCGGCGAGGGCCAGAGCGTGGCCACCGTGCGCGTGCGCGCCAAGAAGCCCGGTGGGGCCGAGGCCGCCGAGCAGCGCTTCTCCCTGGAGCGCGGGCAGCTGCGCGGCTCGCTGCGCGAGGCCTCCTCGGACCTGCGCTTCGCCACCGCCGTGGCCGGCACCGCGGACATCCTCCGGGGCGCTCCCCAGGCCGGGGACTGGAGCCTGGCCACCGCCGAGTCGCTCGCCGAGGACGCCGTGGACGGCATGAGCGACCGCGCCGAGTTCCTCGGCCTGCTGCGGCTGGCGCGCGAGCACCGCACCCCCGCCCTGGCCCGCGAGTAG
- a CDS encoding DUF5953 family protein produces the protein MRLLVCSTLLLFLAACASAPAAPAMPRPHAFAPTPPSHPRIQLVSGQMDLRPQSRIGKADLEQARALLFRARNDLEPRQWEALDGKLTAAERAFERFSRAAKASGQAAEVVRETEGLAQAGRARTLTEVLPAHLGVLKRAYERFPEIGGRSTPCGSPSLSGPGSSIRRPR, from the coding sequence ATGCGGTTGCTCGTTTGTAGCACCCTCCTGCTCTTTCTCGCAGCCTGCGCGAGCGCGCCCGCCGCTCCGGCGATGCCACGGCCCCATGCCTTCGCCCCGACGCCGCCCTCGCACCCGCGCATCCAGCTCGTGTCCGGGCAGATGGACCTGCGGCCACAGTCGCGGATCGGAAAGGCGGACCTGGAGCAGGCCCGGGCGCTGTTGTTTCGGGCGCGCAATGACTTGGAGCCGCGTCAATGGGAAGCGTTGGATGGAAAGCTTACCGCAGCGGAACGGGCCTTCGAGCGCTTCTCCCGCGCCGCGAAAGCGAGCGGGCAAGCCGCCGAGGTGGTGAGGGAGACGGAGGGACTCGCGCAGGCGGGGCGCGCCAGGACATTGACCGAAGTCCTCCCTGCCCACCTGGGCGTGCTTAAACGGGCCTACGAGCGCTTCCCGGAGATCGGCGGGCGCTCCACCCCTTGCGGCTCACCATCGCTGTCGGGCCCAGGTTCAAGCATCAGGCGCCCGCGTTGA
- a CDS encoding aldose epimerase — protein MVVLTDGGSRAEVVPERGALVSRFVVEGEPILYLDESTLADATKNVRGGIPVLFPAPGVTPGGKYLVDGREYPIRRHGFARDLPWEVRSQDTSRVVLALGHSEQTLREFPWRFEALLTVTLRGSALHLTFSAENRDSRPMPLHLGYHPYFHVPQAHKASARVETDASRAWDNRQGANVSFSGLDLTAPELDMHLIDHSPQGTTLERGPGLRPVELAWSPSFTTLVVWTLQGRDFVCVEPWTAPGGALQTHQGLLTVAPGATFSSEFEISVEPLARFVR, from the coding sequence ATGGTGGTCCTCACGGATGGTGGCTCTCGCGCCGAGGTCGTCCCCGAGCGGGGTGCACTCGTCAGCCGCTTCGTCGTCGAGGGCGAGCCCATCCTCTACCTCGACGAGAGCACCCTCGCGGATGCCACCAAGAACGTGCGCGGCGGCATCCCCGTGCTCTTCCCCGCCCCCGGTGTCACCCCCGGTGGCAAGTACCTGGTGGACGGCCGCGAGTACCCCATCCGCCGCCATGGCTTCGCCCGCGACCTGCCCTGGGAGGTGCGCTCCCAGGACACCTCACGCGTGGTGCTCGCGCTCGGGCACTCGGAGCAGACGCTTCGCGAGTTCCCCTGGCGCTTCGAGGCGCTCCTCACCGTCACGCTCCGGGGCTCCGCGCTCCACCTCACCTTCTCCGCCGAGAACCGCGACTCCCGGCCCATGCCCCTGCACCTCGGCTACCACCCCTATTTCCATGTCCCCCAGGCCCACAAGGCCTCCGCCCGCGTCGAGACCGATGCCTCTCGCGCCTGGGACAACCGCCAGGGCGCCAACGTCTCCTTCTCCGGGTTGGACCTCACCGCGCCCGAGCTGGACATGCACCTGATCGACCATTCGCCCCAGGGCACCACGCTCGAGCGCGGGCCCGGCCTGCGCCCCGTGGAGCTCGCCTGGAGCCCCTCCTTCACCACGCTCGTGGTGTGGACGCTCCAGGGCCGTGACTTCGTCTGCGTGGAGCCCTGGACCGCCCCCGGTGGCGCCCTCCAGACACACCAGGGTCTGCTGACCGTGGCCCCCGGCGCCACCTTCTCCTCCGAGTTCGAGATCAGCGTCGAGCCCCTGGCGCGCTTCGTCCGGTAA
- a CDS encoding beta-1,3-glucanase family protein, which translates to MDPQFVGRPGCQTVFDREGTVARFPANQPGGSYVLALEPGENRLKLPQLTRTGTGTEAVYRNAIQSHPNDGPGNRIAAVLGASLLRSSLMNDSRFPVPQADRGLYYRNDPVFLHAKAIHEHAIARHAFCFGYDEVELDAGNGERGPRPSMLDGLHDTWAQLAVAPYVEPISAAMRS; encoded by the coding sequence GTGGACCCGCAATTCGTCGGCCGTCCTGGGTGCCAAACCGTCTTCGATCGCGAGGGCACTGTCGCGCGCTTTCCAGCAAACCAGCCGGGTGGCTCGTATGTTCTCGCGCTGGAGCCTGGCGAAAATCGGCTGAAGTTGCCACAGCTCACGAGGACCGGGACGGGGACTGAGGCCGTCTATCGCAATGCGATTCAGTCACACCCAAACGACGGGCCGGGCAACCGGATTGCGGCGGTGTTGGGGGCTTCGTTGTTGCGGTCGTCGCTCATGAACGATTCGCGCTTTCCAGTTCCGCAGGCCGACCGGGGCCTGTATTACCGGAATGATCCGGTCTTTCTCCATGCCAAGGCGATCCATGAGCACGCCATTGCCAGGCATGCATTCTGTTTCGGCTACGACGAAGTGGAGCTCGACGCGGGTAACGGCGAGCGAGGTCCGAGGCCTTCCATGCTCGACGGGCTCCACGACACCTGGGCTCAGCTCGCCGTCGCGCCGTATGTGGAGCCGATCTCCGCCGCGATGCGCTCCTGA